A window from Pseudomonas kribbensis encodes these proteins:
- a CDS encoding LysR substrate-binding domain-containing protein — protein MPDHRLPPLNAVRAFDAAARLGSYVEASKALHVTQPAIGRHVKLLEDWLGIQLFERTSRGVNLTPAGEKYHRKIAAALQLIIEAGKEARPKEAERWLRIMVVPGFAKRWLMPRIEAMRHLRPGLKFAIEPNSTFTEVDGKSADLGIVYGLDGQYADSREALICPRVFPICTPQYLASIEPLGGPADLVRHELIHVDDGEWWNLWFAAHDLDIHLNSDMLYVNNDHALSVAESGQGIALANEVLVREELRSGKLVRAVDAQVKLESYRVLTPSAELSADAAWFIQWLKSELEKDFPEALIN, from the coding sequence ATGCCCGACCACCGTTTGCCGCCACTCAATGCAGTGCGCGCGTTCGATGCCGCTGCCCGCCTGGGCAGCTATGTCGAGGCGTCGAAAGCCTTGCACGTGACTCAGCCGGCGATTGGCCGGCATGTGAAGTTGCTGGAAGACTGGCTGGGCATTCAGCTGTTCGAACGCACGTCGCGCGGCGTCAACCTGACGCCGGCCGGTGAGAAGTACCACCGCAAGATCGCGGCCGCCCTGCAGTTGATCATCGAGGCCGGCAAGGAGGCACGCCCCAAAGAGGCCGAGCGCTGGCTGCGGATCATGGTGGTGCCGGGCTTTGCCAAACGCTGGCTGATGCCGCGCATCGAGGCCATGCGTCACCTGCGCCCGGGGTTGAAGTTTGCCATTGAACCGAATTCGACCTTCACCGAAGTGGACGGCAAAAGTGCCGATCTCGGCATCGTCTACGGTCTCGACGGGCAGTACGCGGACTCCCGTGAAGCGTTGATCTGCCCCCGCGTGTTTCCGATCTGCACTCCGCAATACCTGGCAAGCATCGAGCCGCTCGGCGGTCCGGCCGATCTGGTCCGGCACGAGTTGATCCACGTCGATGACGGCGAGTGGTGGAACCTGTGGTTCGCCGCCCATGACCTCGATATTCACCTCAATTCCGACATGCTCTACGTCAACAACGATCACGCGTTATCGGTGGCCGAGAGCGGGCAGGGCATCGCGCTGGCCAATGAGGTGCTGGTTCGCGAAGAACTCAGGTCCGGCAAACTGGTGCGTGCAGTGGACGCTCAGGTGAAGCTGGAAAGCTATCGGGTGCTGACGCCGTCCGCCGAGCTGTCGGCGGATGCGGCGTGGTTCATTCAATGGCTCAAGTCCGAACTGGAAAAGGACTTCCCCGAAGCGCTGATCAACTGA
- a CDS encoding ABC transporter ATP-binding protein: MNALHSLQTLAVSIRSVRKVYGDPSTGPVALKNIDLDIRDNEFFTLLGPSGCGKTTLLRMIAGFEFPTQGEILLYGENIAERPPFQRPVNTVFQHYALFPHMTIAENLAFGLESHPMGKVLNKAQIAERVREMLALVQMERFANRKPAQLSGGQQQRVALARALAPHPKVLLLDEPLSALDLKLRQAMREELKTIQARTGITFIFVTHDQEEALTMSDRIAVLSEGEVQQVGRPEDIYERPRNRFVADFIGETNFIQASVTRVEDGMAWFAGPAGHPLPAQPCNDVQPGASVTLSVRPERLHLVQANTEAALPCRVEAQIYLGTDLQYQVSLGDGSRLTVRTPNCIDQSLRFAVGSQAGLLFDRGSASVLHD, translated from the coding sequence ATGAATGCCCTGCATTCGCTGCAAACGCTGGCGGTGTCGATCCGCTCGGTGCGCAAGGTCTACGGCGATCCGTCCACCGGTCCGGTGGCGTTGAAAAACATCGATCTGGATATCCGCGACAACGAATTCTTCACCCTTCTCGGACCCTCCGGCTGCGGCAAGACCACGCTGCTGCGGATGATTGCCGGGTTCGAGTTTCCGACCCAGGGCGAGATCCTGCTCTACGGCGAAAACATCGCCGAGCGCCCGCCGTTCCAGCGCCCGGTCAACACGGTGTTCCAGCACTACGCACTGTTCCCGCACATGACCATCGCCGAAAACCTGGCCTTCGGCCTTGAATCGCACCCGATGGGCAAGGTCCTGAACAAGGCGCAGATCGCCGAGCGTGTGCGCGAGATGCTTGCCCTGGTGCAGATGGAGCGCTTCGCCAATCGCAAACCGGCGCAACTCTCAGGAGGCCAGCAGCAGCGCGTCGCCCTCGCCCGTGCTCTGGCGCCGCATCCCAAAGTCCTGTTGCTTGACGAGCCGCTGTCGGCACTTGATCTCAAGCTGCGCCAGGCCATGCGCGAAGAGCTGAAAACCATCCAGGCCAGGACCGGCATCACCTTCATCTTCGTCACCCACGACCAGGAAGAAGCACTGACCATGTCCGACCGCATCGCCGTGCTGTCCGAAGGCGAAGTGCAACAAGTCGGTCGCCCGGAGGACATCTACGAACGGCCGCGCAATCGCTTCGTGGCCGATTTCATCGGCGAAACCAACTTTATTCAGGCCAGCGTCACTCGAGTCGAGGACGGCATGGCGTGGTTCGCCGGGCCGGCCGGACATCCGCTGCCGGCGCAACCGTGCAACGACGTGCAACCGGGTGCCAGCGTGACCCTGTCGGTGCGCCCCGAGCGCCTGCACCTGGTGCAGGCCAACACGGAGGCGGCGCTGCCGTGCCGGGTCGAAGCACAGATTTATCTGGGCACCGACCTGCAATACCAGGTCAGCCTCGGCGACGGTTCGCGCCTCACCGTGCGCACGCCCAACTGCATCGATCAGAGCCTGCGTTTTGCCGTGGGCAGTCAGGCCGGTCTGTTGTTCGACCGGGGAAGCGCCAGCGTCCTGCACGATTGA
- a CDS encoding ABC transporter permease, with translation MHALPITNTLERRRAFQSFLGVSPALIAIALFLVVPILIVIGYSLMEANPYGGVNKVFSSDAYTSLLFERQMDDSLAFADSYLIIALRSVGIAGLTTVITLLIGFPVAVWLAMQPAHRRGLLIFLITVPFWANLLIRTYAWILLLRNTGVINNSLMGLGVIHEPLQLLYTDGAVLLGLVYTYAPFVVLPIYATLEKMDIRLLEAAQDLYAGRLRTLRKVVLPIARPGILAGAILTFVPCLGAMIAPELLGGGTRMMLGNLIFRQFSDARNWPFGAALSLVLMAAVMLVLTVYALRAERQRIAKGGA, from the coding sequence ATGCACGCCTTACCGATAACCAACACGCTTGAACGCCGACGGGCGTTCCAGAGCTTCCTCGGTGTCAGCCCGGCGCTGATCGCCATCGCCCTGTTTCTGGTGGTGCCGATCCTGATCGTCATCGGTTATTCGCTGATGGAAGCCAACCCCTACGGCGGGGTGAACAAGGTGTTCAGCAGCGACGCCTACACCTCACTGCTGTTCGAACGGCAAATGGACGACAGCCTGGCCTTCGCCGACTCCTACCTGATCATCGCCCTGCGCTCGGTCGGAATTGCCGGCCTGACCACCGTCATCACACTGCTGATCGGTTTCCCGGTGGCGGTGTGGCTGGCCATGCAACCGGCGCATCGGCGTGGTCTGTTGATCTTCCTGATCACCGTGCCGTTCTGGGCCAACCTGCTGATCCGCACTTACGCGTGGATTCTGCTGCTGCGTAACACCGGGGTGATCAACAACAGTCTGATGGGCCTGGGCGTTATCCATGAGCCGCTGCAGTTGCTGTACACCGACGGCGCCGTGCTGCTGGGGCTGGTTTATACCTATGCGCCCTTCGTGGTTCTGCCGATCTACGCCACGCTGGAAAAAATGGATATCCGTCTGCTCGAGGCCGCTCAGGATCTGTATGCCGGACGCCTGCGCACCTTGCGCAAAGTGGTGCTGCCAATCGCCAGACCGGGAATTCTCGCCGGCGCCATTCTCACCTTCGTGCCGTGCCTGGGCGCGATGATCGCCCCGGAACTGCTCGGCGGCGGCACGCGGATGATGCTCGGCAACCTGATCTTCCGGCAGTTCAGCGATGCCCGTAACTGGCCGTTCGGCGCGGCGTTGTCGCTGGTGCTGATGGCGGCGGTGATGCTGGTGCTGACGGTCTATGCCTTGCGCGCCGAACGCCAGCGCATCGCCAAAGGAGGTGCGTGA
- a CDS encoding ABC transporter permease codes for MIGLFKRKGLGVQDFPGFGGFSFLFYLYLYAPIVVLVVFSFNANQSATVWTGFSLDWYRAAFANQALRQAAGNSLLIAVCASMVATAIATLAALGTSRGAKFKGLQLSMGAIMLPLVLPEIVVGVATLALFSTIGLSLGYGNLIIAHTVFCIPFAYLPIRARLNDMDLSLEQASADLYAGPWRTFRKVTLPLLMPGIFSGLMLAFIVSLDNFVISMMVSQAGTTTLPIFIFGLLRMGVTPDVNAVSTLILGVSVLFVSLSYLLGKKNA; via the coding sequence ATGATCGGTCTGTTCAAACGCAAGGGGCTGGGCGTACAGGATTTCCCCGGATTCGGCGGTTTCAGTTTCCTGTTCTACCTGTACCTCTACGCGCCGATCGTGGTGTTGGTGGTGTTCTCGTTCAACGCCAACCAGTCGGCCACGGTTTGGACCGGGTTCAGCCTCGACTGGTATCGCGCCGCGTTCGCCAATCAGGCGCTGCGCCAGGCGGCCGGCAACAGTCTGCTGATCGCGGTGTGCGCCAGCATGGTCGCCACAGCGATTGCCACTCTCGCGGCCCTCGGCACCTCGCGGGGTGCGAAGTTCAAGGGCCTGCAACTGTCGATGGGCGCGATCATGCTGCCGCTGGTGCTGCCGGAAATCGTCGTTGGCGTCGCCACGCTCGCGCTGTTCTCCACCATCGGCCTGTCGCTCGGCTACGGCAATCTGATCATCGCCCATACGGTGTTCTGCATTCCGTTTGCCTACCTGCCGATCCGGGCCCGGCTGAACGACATGGACCTGTCGCTGGAACAAGCCTCGGCCGACCTTTATGCCGGGCCGTGGCGGACCTTTCGCAAAGTCACCCTACCGTTGCTGATGCCGGGAATTTTCTCCGGGCTGATGCTGGCCTTCATCGTCTCGCTGGATAACTTCGTGATCTCGATGATGGTCTCCCAGGCCGGCACCACGACGCTGCCAATCTTCATCTTCGGCCTGTTGCGCATGGGCGTGACACCCGACGTCAACGCCGTGTCGACCCTGATCCTGGGCGTCTCGGTGCTGTTTGTCAGCCTCTCTTACCTGCTGGGCAAAAAGAACGCCTGA
- a CDS encoding extracellular solute-binding protein has product MSKWIKSVGTSLFLTVPLVMAGSVQAAEKLNVVSWSGYFSPEILAKFQKQTGIEVTVDSYDSNETLLAKLKQGGAGYDVAIPSHQFIPILIKENLLERFDPVKEPYYASVVDNLKKPSWDPEGAYSVPFIWGTTSVVLDSGRYKGPADSYKVLYEPPAELQGRINMFDSVSDMVDMASLYLNIPLCSEDPKQMQQILTLLKAQKPFVKTYSSKAGSIRENLASGEIDMSMFWGGSSMRAREMKPSLKYLYPKEGVLAWVDNMVIPAGSKNPANAKAFIAFLSQPENSAMTQNFLKHQSPIKGVEPFLDANLKDAPELHIPEGTHVVFSKTCGEGAIRLADRLWTNLMR; this is encoded by the coding sequence ATGAGCAAGTGGATAAAAAGCGTCGGTACTTCGTTGTTTCTGACTGTGCCGCTGGTCATGGCCGGGAGTGTTCAGGCCGCCGAAAAACTCAACGTGGTGAGCTGGAGCGGTTACTTTTCACCGGAGATTCTCGCCAAATTCCAGAAGCAGACCGGCATCGAAGTCACCGTCGACTCCTACGACTCCAACGAGACACTGCTGGCCAAACTGAAACAGGGCGGTGCCGGTTACGACGTGGCGATTCCCTCGCACCAGTTCATTCCGATCCTGATCAAGGAAAACCTGCTGGAGCGCTTCGATCCGGTCAAGGAGCCCTACTACGCCAGCGTGGTCGACAACCTGAAGAAACCGAGCTGGGACCCGGAAGGCGCCTATTCGGTGCCGTTCATCTGGGGCACCACCAGCGTGGTGCTCGACAGTGGCCGCTACAAAGGCCCGGCCGACAGTTACAAGGTGCTTTATGAGCCGCCGGCCGAGTTGCAGGGGCGGATCAACATGTTCGATTCGGTCAGCGATATGGTCGACATGGCCAGCCTGTACCTGAACATTCCGCTGTGCAGCGAGGACCCGAAACAGATGCAACAGATCCTCACGCTGCTCAAGGCGCAGAAGCCATTCGTCAAAACCTACAGCTCCAAAGCCGGCTCGATCCGCGAGAACCTCGCCTCGGGCGAAATCGACATGTCGATGTTCTGGGGCGGTTCGTCGATGCGCGCCCGCGAGATGAAACCGAGCCTGAAATACCTGTACCCGAAAGAAGGGGTACTGGCCTGGGTCGACAACATGGTCATCCCCGCCGGCAGCAAGAACCCGGCGAATGCCAAGGCGTTCATCGCGTTTCTCAGTCAGCCGGAAAACTCGGCGATGACCCAGAACTTCCTCAAGCATCAGAGCCCGATCAAAGGCGTCGAACCGTTCCTCGATGCGAACCTCAAGGATGCGCCGGAACTGCATATTCCCGAGGGTACCCACGTGGTGTTCAGCAAGACCTGCGGTGAAGGCGCGATCCGTCTGGCCGATCGTCTGTGGACCAACCTGATGCGTTGA
- a CDS encoding amidase, translated as MNSNNISELVLLPAIELAERIRLRQVSCREVMQTYLAHIERFNPAVNALISLQAPEDLLAQADTRDAELSRGQYRGWMHGLPHAIKDLSLTCGIRTTLGSPLFKNYIPERDGIMVERIKAAGAIIIGKTNTPEFGLGSQSYNPLFGATGCAFDPSKTAGGSSGGAAAALAMHLVPVADGSDMMGSLRNPAAFNNIFGFRPSQGRVPFDDSADLFFDQLGYEGPMARSVRDAAMLLSVQAGGDARAPLSIRESGEVFSAPLERVFTGTRIGWLGDFNGYLPMENGILALCEKTFADFESLGCHIESARPEFAPEKLWSSWRTLRHWMVAGSLGAAYADPQKRALLKPEACWEVENGLKLSASEVFAASVVRSDWYRAISRLFEQYDYLLLPSAQVFPFDKTQPWPTAIEGVSMDTYHRWMEVVIPGTLSGCPVANVQSGFNARGLPMGLQIIGRHQADFAVLQLAHAYEQASRWFQRCPSPLLNA; from the coding sequence ATGAACTCCAATAACATCAGCGAACTGGTCCTGTTGCCGGCCATCGAGCTCGCCGAACGCATCCGCCTGCGCCAGGTTTCCTGTCGCGAAGTGATGCAGACCTATCTTGCCCACATCGAACGGTTCAACCCGGCAGTCAACGCACTCATCAGTCTGCAGGCGCCGGAGGATCTGCTGGCCCAGGCCGACACACGGGACGCCGAACTGAGCCGGGGCCAATACCGGGGCTGGATGCACGGCCTGCCCCACGCCATCAAGGATCTGTCGCTGACCTGCGGCATCCGCACCACGCTGGGCTCACCGCTGTTCAAAAACTACATACCCGAGCGTGACGGCATCATGGTCGAGCGGATCAAGGCCGCTGGCGCGATCATCATCGGCAAGACCAACACCCCGGAATTCGGCCTCGGTTCGCAGAGCTACAACCCGTTGTTCGGGGCCACCGGCTGCGCCTTTGACCCAAGCAAAACCGCGGGTGGCAGCAGTGGCGGCGCGGCGGCGGCGCTGGCAATGCATCTGGTGCCGGTGGCCGATGGCAGCGACATGATGGGCTCGCTGCGCAACCCGGCAGCGTTCAACAACATCTTCGGCTTCCGCCCGTCTCAGGGACGCGTACCGTTCGACGACAGTGCCGATCTGTTCTTCGATCAACTCGGCTATGAAGGGCCCATGGCGCGCAGTGTGCGCGATGCCGCGATGCTGCTGTCGGTGCAGGCCGGCGGCGATGCGCGGGCGCCGTTGTCGATCCGTGAATCCGGCGAGGTCTTTAGCGCACCGCTGGAGCGCGTCTTCACCGGCACCCGGATCGGCTGGCTCGGCGACTTCAACGGGTATCTGCCCATGGAGAACGGCATCCTCGCGTTGTGTGAAAAGACGTTTGCCGACTTTGAAAGCCTGGGTTGCCATATCGAGTCGGCGCGTCCGGAATTTGCCCCTGAGAAACTGTGGAGCAGCTGGCGCACCTTGCGCCACTGGATGGTCGCCGGCTCCCTGGGCGCGGCTTACGCCGATCCGCAGAAACGGGCGCTGCTGAAACCGGAAGCCTGCTGGGAAGTGGAAAACGGTCTGAAGCTCTCGGCCAGCGAAGTGTTCGCCGCCTCGGTGGTGCGCAGCGACTGGTATCGGGCGATCTCACGCTTGTTCGAACAGTACGACTATCTGCTACTGCCCAGCGCGCAGGTCTTTCCGTTCGACAAGACGCAACCGTGGCCGACCGCGATCGAGGGCGTGAGCATGGACACTTATCATCGCTGGATGGAGGTGGTGATTCCCGGCACGTTATCCGGTTGCCCGGTGGCGAACGTCCAGTCCGGCTTCAATGCCCGGGGGTTGCCGATGGGGCTGCAGATCATCGGCCGGCATCAGGCAGACTTCGCCGTTCTGCAACTGGCGCACGCGTATGAGCAGGCCAGTCGCTGGTTCCAGCGCTGCCCTTCGCCACTGTTGAACGCCTGA
- a CDS encoding DUF2817 domain-containing protein, which yields MHSEFPTQSSYRQQREQFLAAATAAGATLSSYAHPRCGPFGEPLSTDVAVLGDPQAKRRLVALSGTHGVEGYYGSECQIDWLTHFTAGSLPKDVAVVMIHLINPWGTAWLRRVNEDNIDLNRNHLDFNQPLPDNQAYAALHEIYACADLNGPERQRADALLDAQIAEHGWPAVMSIVEGGQHNHPDGLFFGGFAPSWSNRTLHQIIENHLAGAETVMCFDLHTGAGEYGHPMLLTITQAPYPALAQAQSIYGPWLYTLHTGAETLSETGVAATATGYTSQALLNALPKVQLMPFVIECGTYPGPDVHRYLRDDHWLHLHGDPLDATGREIKLKLLEQFYPADPDWRAMVGLRTRQIWAKGLAALA from the coding sequence ATGCACAGCGAGTTTCCGACCCAGTCCAGCTACCGTCAGCAGCGCGAACAGTTTCTTGCCGCCGCCACTGCGGCCGGTGCGACGCTCTCCTCCTACGCCCATCCGCGTTGCGGACCGTTTGGCGAGCCGTTGAGCACCGATGTGGCGGTGCTGGGGGATCCGCAAGCCAAACGGCGTCTGGTGGCGCTCAGCGGCACCCACGGGGTGGAGGGCTATTACGGTTCGGAATGTCAGATCGACTGGCTGACGCATTTCACGGCGGGTTCGTTGCCGAAGGACGTCGCGGTGGTGATGATTCACCTGATCAACCCGTGGGGCACTGCATGGCTGCGACGAGTCAATGAAGACAACATTGACCTCAACCGCAATCATCTGGATTTCAACCAGCCCCTCCCGGACAACCAGGCCTACGCCGCGCTGCACGAAATTTACGCCTGCGCCGATTTGAACGGCCCCGAGCGGCAGCGCGCCGATGCCTTGCTCGATGCGCAAATCGCCGAGCACGGCTGGCCGGCGGTGATGTCGATTGTCGAGGGCGGTCAGCACAACCATCCCGACGGCCTGTTCTTCGGAGGCTTTGCCCCGAGCTGGTCGAATCGCACGCTGCATCAGATCATCGAGAATCATCTGGCGGGTGCTGAAACCGTGATGTGTTTCGACCTGCACACCGGCGCCGGCGAGTACGGTCATCCGATGCTGCTGACGATCACTCAGGCACCGTATCCGGCGCTGGCCCAGGCGCAATCGATCTATGGCCCGTGGCTCTACACTTTGCACACGGGAGCTGAAACCCTGAGTGAAACCGGTGTCGCGGCAACGGCTACCGGTTACACCTCGCAGGCATTGCTCAATGCGCTGCCGAAAGTGCAGTTGATGCCGTTCGTGATCGAGTGCGGGACTTATCCGGGGCCGGACGTACATCGCTACTTGCGCGACGATCACTGGCTGCATCTGCACGGCGATCCGCTGGATGCGACGGGGCGGGAGATCAAATTGAAACTGCTGGAGCAGTTCTATCCGGCGGACCCGGACTGGCGGGCGATGGTCGGATTGCGCACGCGGCAGATCTGGGCAAAAGGGCTGGCGGCACTGGCCTGA
- the ggt gene encoding gamma-glutamyltransferase, whose amino-acid sequence MFPAQPLKRFRLPALTLIVSAITLAACNAPPSSTLPLAPEAASGYRTGLQASHADKHMAAAANPLAAEAGREMLRKGGSAIDAAIAMQAVLTLVEPQSSGIGGGAMIVLWDGKQVRTYDGRETAPAGATEKLFLQSDGKPMPFPQAQIGGRSVGTPGVMRALELAHKQHGRLPWATLFEPAIKLAEQGFAISPRLHSLLESDPVVRRSPDMARYFLNSDGSVKAIGTRLQNPALAAVLKRIANEGADALYKGPIAEEIVAKVQGHANPGSLSLNDLQHYQPRERAPLCTDYKRWQVCGMPPPSSGGIAVAQILGTLQALETRDPRLSLTPLKPVKTDKPAALEPAPQAVHLIAEAERLAYADRAQYVADTDFVPVPVNGLVDPGYLASRASLIGERSMGTATPGTPPGVQVAYAPDRSPLRISTSQVVAVDDFGGAVSMTTTIEAAFGSHLMVQGFLLNNQMTDFSFIPEENGQKVANRVEPGKRPRSSMAPTLIFDRNSGEFVATVGSPGGSQIIEYVAKTTVGLLDWNLDAQSAISLPNFGSRNGPTELEQGQFTPALIQALKDKGHAVSEIDMTSGTQAIVRVKDAQGKATLAGGADPRREGVALGD is encoded by the coding sequence GTGTTTCCAGCCCAGCCCCTGAAACGCTTTCGCCTGCCGGCCCTGACGTTGATCGTCAGCGCCATCACCCTCGCCGCCTGCAACGCTCCGCCCTCCTCGACCTTGCCGCTGGCACCGGAAGCCGCCTCCGGTTACCGCACAGGCCTGCAAGCCAGCCACGCCGATAAACATATGGCTGCTGCCGCAAATCCACTGGCTGCCGAGGCCGGTCGCGAGATGTTGCGCAAAGGTGGATCGGCCATCGATGCGGCCATTGCGATGCAAGCCGTGTTGACCCTGGTCGAGCCGCAATCCTCCGGGATCGGTGGCGGCGCGATGATCGTGCTGTGGGACGGCAAGCAGGTGCGCACCTACGACGGTCGCGAAACCGCACCGGCCGGCGCGACCGAAAAGCTGTTCCTCCAGTCCGATGGAAAACCGATGCCGTTCCCGCAGGCGCAGATTGGCGGGCGCTCCGTCGGCACACCGGGTGTGATGCGGGCGCTGGAACTGGCGCACAAACAGCATGGCCGCTTGCCGTGGGCAACGTTGTTCGAACCGGCAATCAAACTGGCGGAACAGGGCTTTGCGATTTCGCCTCGCCTGCATTCGCTGCTGGAGTCCGACCCTGTGGTGCGTCGCTCGCCGGACATGGCCAGGTATTTCCTCAACAGCGACGGCAGCGTCAAAGCCATCGGCACGCGCCTGCAAAACCCGGCGTTGGCCGCCGTACTCAAACGCATCGCCAACGAAGGTGCAGACGCACTCTACAAAGGCCCGATCGCCGAAGAGATCGTGGCCAAGGTCCAGGGTCACGCCAACCCCGGCAGCCTGTCGTTGAACGACCTTCAGCACTATCAGCCCAGGGAACGCGCGCCACTGTGCACCGACTACAAGCGCTGGCAGGTTTGCGGGATGCCGCCGCCGTCCTCGGGCGGGATTGCAGTGGCGCAAATCCTCGGCACTTTGCAGGCCCTGGAGACCCGCGACCCGCGCCTGTCCCTGACACCGCTCAAACCCGTGAAGACCGATAAACCGGCGGCCCTCGAACCGGCGCCGCAAGCCGTGCACCTGATCGCCGAAGCCGAACGCCTGGCCTACGCCGACCGTGCGCAATACGTGGCCGATACCGACTTCGTGCCGGTGCCGGTCAATGGCCTGGTGGACCCGGGTTATCTGGCCAGCCGCGCCAGCCTGATCGGCGAACGCAGTATGGGCACCGCCACACCGGGCACACCACCGGGGGTGCAGGTCGCCTACGCGCCGGACCGCTCGCCGCTGCGCATCTCCACTTCGCAAGTGGTGGCGGTGGATGACTTCGGTGGCGCGGTGTCGATGACCACCACCATCGAAGCGGCATTCGGCTCGCACCTGATGGTTCAGGGCTTCTTGCTCAACAACCAGATGACGGACTTCTCGTTCATCCCCGAAGAAAACGGACAGAAAGTCGCCAACCGCGTCGAGCCCGGCAAACGCCCGCGCTCGTCGATGGCACCGACCCTGATCTTCGATCGCAACAGCGGTGAATTCGTCGCCACCGTCGGCTCTCCGGGCGGCTCGCAGATCATCGAATACGTGGCCAAAACCACCGTCGGCCTGCTCGACTGGAACCTCGATGCGCAAAGCGCTATCAGCCTGCCCAACTTCGGCAGCCGCAACGGGCCGACAGAACTGGAACAGGGTCAGTTCACCCCGGCACTGATCCAGGCACTCAAGGACAAGGGCCACGCCGTGAGCGAAATCGACATGACCAGCGGCACCCAGGCCATCGTGCGGGTCAAGGATGCGCAGGGGAAGGCAACGCTGGCCGGTGGGGCGGATCCTCGGCGTGAAGGGGTGGCGTTGGGGGACTGA
- a CDS encoding LysE family translocator, with protein MFSSYLAPLLSLALLWTVAVVTPGPNFFNIAQLAVSRSRRHGVVAALGVASGTVLWGLAGGLGIQSLFSAAPTLYLSFKIAGGCYLIYLGLKQFKRKAPVAQGAPGTTEQTLLGAYGRGFLGNMTNPKSALFVATIFATAMPAHVPPMLLALAVLTMATLSFSWYCSVALFFASRRIAGIYERSRKWLDRLAGGCYLLFGAHLVANR; from the coding sequence ATGTTTTCCAGTTACCTTGCTCCGTTGCTGTCGCTGGCGCTGTTGTGGACGGTTGCCGTGGTGACCCCCGGGCCGAACTTTTTCAACATTGCGCAACTGGCCGTCAGTCGTTCCCGACGCCATGGTGTGGTCGCGGCGCTCGGCGTCGCCAGCGGAACGGTATTGTGGGGGCTGGCTGGTGGGCTGGGCATTCAGTCGCTGTTCAGTGCGGCGCCGACGCTTTACCTGAGCTTCAAGATTGCCGGTGGCTGCTACCTGATCTATCTCGGGCTCAAGCAATTCAAGCGTAAGGCCCCTGTCGCCCAAGGAGCCCCGGGCACCACGGAGCAAACGTTGCTCGGTGCCTACGGGCGAGGTTTTCTGGGCAACATGACCAACCCCAAATCGGCACTGTTCGTGGCGACGATCTTCGCCACCGCCATGCCGGCCCATGTGCCGCCGATGCTGCTGGCGCTGGCGGTGCTGACCATGGCCACACTGTCTTTCAGTTGGTATTGCAGTGTGGCGCTGTTCTTCGCCAGCCGACGGATTGCCGGGATTTATGAGCGCTCACGCAAATGGCTGGATCGGCTGGCGGGTGGTTGCTATCTGCTGTTCGGTGCGCATCTGGTGGCGAATCGCTGA
- a CDS encoding flavin reductase family protein: MSESFRRPVPLNKAYRLLNHGPTVLVSAAHDGQRNIMAAAWAMPLDFEPPKVAVVLDKSTWTRQLLEVSGTFVLNVPCVNQADIVQTVGSTSGLEINRDQGQDKFQAYGLQTFAGEQVDAPMLDGCVAWLECRLLPEPRNHEQYDLFLAEVIAAQADSRVFSDGRWHFEGHDGLRTLHHVAGGHFLTIGDPVDGKTLSV; the protein is encoded by the coding sequence ATGAGCGAATCCTTTCGTCGTCCGGTTCCCCTGAACAAAGCCTACCGTTTGCTCAATCACGGGCCGACCGTGCTGGTCAGCGCCGCTCACGACGGGCAGCGCAATATCATGGCTGCGGCCTGGGCCATGCCGCTGGACTTCGAACCGCCGAAAGTCGCGGTGGTCCTCGATAAATCCACCTGGACCCGACAACTGCTTGAGGTCTCGGGCACCTTTGTCCTCAACGTTCCTTGCGTGAACCAGGCTGACATCGTGCAGACCGTCGGTTCGACTTCTGGCCTGGAAATCAATCGTGATCAAGGGCAGGACAAGTTCCAGGCCTATGGCTTGCAGACCTTCGCTGGCGAGCAGGTCGATGCACCAATGCTCGATGGTTGCGTAGCGTGGCTCGAATGCCGGCTGCTGCCGGAGCCGCGCAATCACGAACAGTACGATCTGTTCCTGGCCGAGGTGATCGCGGCACAGGCGGATTCGCGGGTGTTCAGCGATGGACGCTGGCATTTTGAAGGGCATGACGGTTTGCGCACTTTGCACCATGTGGCCGGTGGGCATTTCCTGACGATTGGCGATCCGGTGGATGGCAAGACGCTTTCGGTCTGA